ATCCATGGCTGCCGGCGTGCCCGTTATTACGACCGACGTGGGGGGGAGCGCTGAAGTTGTTGAAAATGGCCGGTCCGGTATCGTCGTTCCCCCTGCTGATTCGGAGGCGCTTGCAAAAGGAATGGAAAAACTTCTGGGCCATAAATCTTTCAGGGAAGCAATGCGCCGTGGAGGGCTTGAAAGAGTTAAAGCCTTTAGCGCCGAAAATATGGTGGATAAAACAGAGGCCCTTTACAGGGAGATTTTGCGCATTAAATGAAAATACTCATAGTAAAGCTGGGCGCCGTCGGTGATGTGGCGCATACACTTCCGGCATTGCATTCACTAAGAAAGAGTTTCCCCGAAGCTTTCATTGCCTGGGTGGTAGAGAAAAAGGCCCTTCAAGTTATCAGGGATAATCCTTACATTGATGAAGTTATCCTCTTCGAAAGGAAGGAACTGGAAAGAACTTTCAGGAAGGATGGACTTTTTGCGGCAATAAGGTTCCTTGCCTCTTTTGGAAAAAAACTTAAAAGTTATCATTTTGATATTGCCATCGATTTTCAGACACTTTTCAAGAGTGGTCTTATTACCTGGTTGAGTGGCGCAAAAAAGCGGGTTGGTTTTGATAAGTGGAGAGAGCTTAACAAGCTCTTTACCAATAGCCGTCTTAAATCGAATAAAAGGCATACTATTGACAAGTACCTTGATCTTGTCGTGTCTGTTGGAGGAAGCGCTGATTCTACACCGGTAAAGATTTATTATGCTAAAGAGGATGCTGATTACGTTGACCGGTTTATAAGAGATGAAGGCCTGGAAAGTAAAAAATGGATAGCCATCAATCCCGGCGCCAGTTGGACTAGTAAGTTGTGGGGAGCGCAAAGATATGCTATACTTTGCGATCTTTTGAATGAGGCTTCTGTTCCCCATGTTATTGTATGGGGGCCGGGAGAAGAAAAAATCGTAGAAGAAATTCAGGAAAAGGCAGGCAATGAACTGCTTATTGCTCCACCTACCTCGATAAAACAGCTTGCCTGTTTGCTGGAACGGTCATCCCTCTATGTTGGTGGAGATACGGGTCCAATGCATATGGCTGTTGCCATGGGTACCCCCGTTGCAGGAATTTTCGGCCCTTCCGATCCTGAGAGAAACGGTCCTTACGGTGAGGGACAGAAGGTGCTTCAGGCCGACCTTGATTGCATTAAATGCTGGAAAAGAAGTTGTCCCACCGTCGAGTGCATGGAGAAGGTGACTCCCCAAAGCGTAATTGATGCCATAAAGGAAATTTTGAAGTGAAGATTCTCCACATCATTAGTGACTGGAAATGGACGGGCCCTGCCGAGCCTGTCGTCAATCTTTGCAGGGAGTTGCAGGACAGGGGGCATGATGTTACCCTGGCCATTGCCGATGTTCATGGTGATAATCATCCCGTGCTCAGAGAAAATGCAATCAAGCAGGGCGTGAAACTCTTTGAAGGACTTCATATGAGGCGCAGGGTAAAACCGGCAACCTTTAGCGATGTGTTAGCCCTTAAGCAATATATTAAGAAAGAAAAATTTGATATTGTTCATTGCCATTTAACCCATGACCATGCCCTTTCGGCTTTTTCAGTGGGTGGAAATGATGCTGTGAAACTTATCAGAACCAGCCATAAGGGGGGGCCGCTGAAAAACAGCTTCGGCAACCGTTTTATGATGAAACGAACGGCTGGCCTTATCACTGTCTCACAGTTGGCCGGCCGGGAAGACAGCAGGAATTTTTCCTTTCCGCCGGAGCGGGTGGCAGTTATTCAAAATGCCATTGACCTTAAGCTTTTTTCCCCAAGGGCTAAAAATAAAAAACTGATGAAAGAACTCGGCATAGCGCCTGGTGATGTGGTTGCAGGTATTGTAGCCAGGCTTCAGCGGCACAGGCGTTATGAGGTTTTTCTGGAAGCAATGAAGGAGGCGGCGAAAATAATGCCCAACCTTAAGGCCATTATTGTGGGTCGTGGTACTTATGCCGAGCAAGTCGCCTATCGGCCGGTAAGAGAAATGGGCCTGGAAAAGACGGTTATACTGGCGGGCTACAGGAAGGATGATTACATGGACGTGCTTGCCCTTTTTGATATGAAAGTCTTTCTCGTACCCGGCTCTGACGGCTCCTGCCGTGCATTAAGGGAACTGATGGCCATGGGTAAACCGGCTATTGCGGCGAAGAGGGGCATGCTTCCCGAGATTGTCGATGACGGTGCAGATGGTTATATCATTGATGATACTCCCGAAAACCTGAGGGATGCC
The window above is part of the Deltaproteobacteria bacterium genome. Proteins encoded here:
- a CDS encoding glycosyltransferase family 9 protein, whose protein sequence is MKILIVKLGAVGDVAHTLPALHSLRKSFPEAFIAWVVEKKALQVIRDNPYIDEVILFERKELERTFRKDGLFAAIRFLASFGKKLKSYHFDIAIDFQTLFKSGLITWLSGAKKRVGFDKWRELNKLFTNSRLKSNKRHTIDKYLDLVVSVGGSADSTPVKIYYAKEDADYVDRFIRDEGLESKKWIAINPGASWTSKLWGAQRYAILCDLLNEASVPHVIVWGPGEEKIVEEIQEKAGNELLIAPPTSIKQLACLLERSSLYVGGDTGPMHMAVAMGTPVAGIFGPSDPERNGPYGEGQKVLQADLDCIKCWKRSCPTVECMEKVTPQSVIDAIKEILK
- a CDS encoding glycosyltransferase family 4 protein; the protein is MKILHIISDWKWTGPAEPVVNLCRELQDRGHDVTLAIADVHGDNHPVLRENAIKQGVKLFEGLHMRRRVKPATFSDVLALKQYIKKEKFDIVHCHLTHDHALSAFSVGGNDAVKLIRTSHKGGPLKNSFGNRFMMKRTAGLITVSQLAGREDSRNFSFPPERVAVIQNAIDLKLFSPRAKNKKLMKELGIAPGDVVAGIVARLQRHRRYEVFLEAMKEAAKIMPNLKAIIVGRGTYAEQVAYRPVREMGLEKTVILAGYRKDDYMDVLALFDMKVFLVPGSDGSCRALRELMAMGKPAIAAKRGMLPEIVDDGADGYIIDDTPENLRDAILKLAGNEEGRLKMGEKARLKANSLFSLSKQGEKVEEYYQSIFEIKS